TGAAGTATCCAAATCTTGTTGTTGATCAAGAGGTGCAAGTTTTTGACCATTGAGATAGGCGCCATCACCTACAATACCCACGTACATATTATCCGCCATCACATCATACACAACGCCAAATACTGGTTTGCCAAGGTTATAGTGAGCAACGGATATTGAGAAGTGTTTCTTCTGATAAATGAAATTTGTTGTTCCATCGATGGGATCGATAATCCATAAATCTTCAAGACCGTGTGTTTCAACAGTTTTCTCTTCTGTTAAGAAGTTTTGGTGCTCATACATTCCATTGATTCCTTCAACAAGAAAAACTTCTGTTTGTTTATCAACATTTGTAACCAAGTCACTTTTCGATGTTTTTTGTTCTATTTTTATGTCATCGTGCATCATTTCTCTAATCTTAATTGCTGCCTCATAGACTAAGGCAACCGTGAATTCAACTTTACTTTGCATGCCAAACGCCTCCAATGTATCTATTATACACCAATGGTGCTACGAAGAATATGAATCCCTTTTTCTTTGCCTTACGCAAAAAAAAGGCATGTGTTTCCACATGCCTGGTTTATTATCCGCGAATAATTTCACTCATCATTGAATCTTCTTCTTCGACAATGTTACGTTCTTCACGTTCTTCCTTTAACTGTGCTGCACGTTCGCGAATGCGATCGGTTGACTCACGGTGTAAGACAGATCCGGTACCGGCAGGAATTAACTTACCGATAATAACATTTTCTTTCAGACCAATTAATGGGTCAATCTTCGATTTGATTGCTGCATCCGTAAGAACTTTTGTTGTTTCTTGGAATGAAGCAGCTGATAAGAAGCTTTCTGTTTCAACAGATGCTTTTGAGATACCCAAGAGTACTGGCAAGTAACGTGCAGGGTTTTTACCCTCCATTAATGCATCAGTATTAATGTCTTGCATTCTCTCAACGTGCATTTGAACACCTGGAGAAATACCTGTATCTTGACCATCGATAACGATAATCTTACGCATCATTTGGTTGATCATGACCTCGATATGCTTATCAGAGATTTCGATACCACCACTTTGGTAAACTTTTTTAACTTCTTTAAGAATGTATTGTTGTACTGCAAGACGTCCTGAGAATTCCATGAGACGTTTTGGATCAACAGACCCTTCGGTTAGTTTATCCCCTGCTTCAACTTCAGAACCAACTTTCAACCATGAACGAGCAGGTTGGTGTGGTAATGTTTGATGATCAACAGTACGTTTTTCGTTCGTTACAGTAATAATATAACCCAAACCATCATCAGCATTACGGATATCGGTAATATTACCGTGAATTTCCGAAATAACTGCTGGCAATTTTGGAGTACGTGCTTCAAATAATTCTTCAACACGAGGTAGACCTTGAGTGATATCCTCACCACCGGCAACCGCAACCCCACCAGTATGGAATGTACGCATGGTTAGCTGAGTACCTGGCTCACCAATTGATTGAGCCGCAACGATACCGATTGCTTCACCAACTTCGACATTTTCACCTGTAGCCATGTTAGTTCCATAACATTTCACACATGCACCGTGTTTTGATTCACATGTAAAGACTGAACGGATACGAACTTCTTTAACACCTGAGTTTACAATACGTTTTGCAGTGAATTCGTCGATGAATTGATCATCTTCGATAATAACTTCTTTTGTTTTTGGATCAACAATTGTTTCCTTGATATAACGTCCAACAAGACGGTCATGTAAGGATTCAACAACTGAATTTGATTTACGGTCAACGATTTCTTGTACTAAGTAACCATTGTCTGTATAGCAATCGTCTTCCACAATTGTGACATCTTGAGCAACGTCAACCAAACGACGTGTTAAGTAACCAGATTCAGCCGTTTTAAGAGCCGTATCAGTTAGACCTTTACGCACACCGTGTGTTGAGAGGAAGAACTCACTCACGTTCAATCCTTCACGGAATGATGAGTAAATTGGAACCTCAATAATTGATGGTTGGTATTCAGCTTTTGATTTCGATTGTGTCGGTTTACCCATCAGACCACGCATACCAGCAAGTTGGGTAAAGTTCGATACGTTACCACGAGCACCGGATGTCGCCATCATGTTAATTGGGTTTTGGCGCGGAAGGTCTTGCATTAACTCATTACCAACCGTGTTCTTGATACCATCCCAAAGTGACATCAATTTACCTTCCCATTCTTGAGGAGTTAAACGACCACGTTTGAGTTGTGTCATTAAACGAGCAGCTTTTTCTTTACCTTCTTCAACATATTTGTCCTTGTTAGGCGCAACGTTGATATCACTAAGTGAAACAGTAATACCTGCAACTGTTGAGTACTTGAATCCAAGGTCTTTGATCATGTCAAGAATTTCTGAGGTTTTATCGATTGTATAACGATCGAATATTTCCTTGATAATCTTTTCAAGATCTTTTTTCTTGAAATCGTTGTTTAAAGGCATTGCAGCGATGACTTCACGAACATCTTCACCTGGTTTAACAAAGAATTTGTCCGGTGTTGCTTTGAAGTTATCAACAGTGACTTCGTTCAAGTAAGGGAAATCACTTGGGAACATTTCGTTAAAGATTAATTTTCCAAGTGTTGTTACAAGATACATGTCATTTTGTTTTGCGCTAAATGTCTTTTTACCGACTGAAGATGCACGAACACTGATTCGTGTATGCAAGTGGATAACACCATTTTCATACGCAATGTGTGCTTCTGCAGTATTACGGAATGACTTCCCTTGGTTTTCACCATAACGACGCCATTTTGCAGCTTCGTGAATATCACCACGTGCTTCTGCTTTATCTGCTTTTTCATTAAATTCTTCTGGAGTTTGTTCCATGTTTAAGTAGAAGTTACCCAGAACCATATCTTGTGATGGTGTAACGATTGGTTTTCCATCTTTCGGTCCAAGAATATTGCGTGAACCTAACATCAAGAGTTCTGCTTCTGCTTGTGCCATTTCTGATAATGGTACGTGAACCGCCATTTGGTCACCATCAAAGTCAGCGTTAAAGGCTGGTGTTACAAGAGGGTGAAGGCGAATTGCGCGTCCTTCAATCATTTTTGGCTTAAAGGCTTGAATACCAAGACGGTGAAGTGTAGGAGCACGGTTCAAAAGAACAGGGTGATGTTGAATAACTTCTTCAACAATATCCCATACACGTGGGTCTTGACGTTCAATTAATTTTTCAGCCGCTTTCGCATTATTACTAATGCCGCGTACTTTCATTTCATTAACAACAAATGGTTTGAATAGTGTAATTGCCATCTCGCGAGGAATTCCACATTCGTACATCTTCAAGTCCGGTCCAACCGCAATAACGGAACGACCTGAGAAGTCAACACGCTTACCGAGCAAGTTCGCACGGAAACGTCCTTGTTTCCCTTTAAGACTGTGTGAAAGTGATTTTAGTGGACGTCCACCAGCACCTGTAACAGGTTTTGAACGACGACCATTATCAATCAAGGCATCTACAGCTTCTTGAAGCATACGTTTTTCGTTTTGAACGATAACTTGCGGTGTTCCCATCTCAAGAAGACGTTTTAAACGATTGTTACGTGTAATAACACGGCGGTAGAGATCATTTGAATCTGAAGCGGCAAAACGACCCCCATCCAATTGCAACATTGGACGTAACTCAGGTGGAATAACTGGTAATTCAGTTAAGACCATCCAAGCAGGTTTGTTGTCTGAATTAACAAACGCTTCAACGGTTTCCAAACGGCGAATTAAACGTTTACGTTTATCACCTTTTGCGGATTCTAACTGTGCTAAAATATCATTTTGTTCAGCAGTTAAGTCAATTTCTTCTAATAATGTTTTGATTGCTTCAGCACCTGCTTGAGCAACAAAACCATTGTATCCAAATTCGTTTTGGTAATCACGGTATTCGCGATCATCAATGATTTGTTTATATTGTAGTGTTGAGTTCTTTGGATCTGTAACAACCCATTTTACGAAGTAAACAACTTCTTCCAACACTTTTGGAGTAATATTCAAAAGCAAACTCATGCGTGAAGGAATTCCACGTAAGTACCAGATGTGTGCAACTGGAGCAGCTAAAGTAATATGACCCATACGTTCACGACGAACAGATGACTTGGTTACTTCAACACCACAACGGTCACAAATAACACCACGGTAGCGAACTTTTTTATATTTCCCACAGTAACATTCCCAGTCTTTAGTAGGACCAAAAATCTTCTCACAGAACAATCCATCACGTTCCGGTTTTTGTGAACGGTAGTTGATTGTTTCCGGTTTCTTAACTTCACCATGAGACCATTCAAGAATGCGCTCTGGTGACGCTAAAGCCAATTGTATTGAGGAAAAATTCTTACTTATACTCATTTACATCAGCCTCCTTAAGCTTCTTCATTAATACGGAAGTCTGTATCAATGTCTTCTGATTCATAGCGAGGAGATGATTTAATTTCATCTTCTCCTTCAGCTATCGGTTGTTTAATTTCTTCGTTGTTTTCATCTAAGAATTTCACATCCAAGGCAAGTGCTTGAAGCTCATGCTTCAATACTCTAAATGATTCTGGCATTCCTGGTTCAGGAATATCAACACCATTTTGGATTGCGGCGTAGGTCTTCGTACGTCCATTGACGTCATCTGACTTGATTGTAAGGATTTCTTGAAGTGTATGTGCTGCTCCATAAGCATAGAGTGCCCAAACCTCCATCTCTCCAAATCTTTGTCCACCGTTTTGTGCTTTACCACCAAGTGGTTGTTGTGTAACAAGTGAGTAAGGACCTGTAGCACGTGCGTGCAACTTGTCATCAATCATGTGTGATAGTTTCAACATATACATGACACCCACTGAAATACGTTCATCATAACGTTCTCCAGAGCGTCCATCATACAAGACCATCTTACCATCTTGAGAAACATTTCCTTCTTCCATAATACGGAAGAGTTCATCCGTTTCGATACCATCAAAAACACTTGTTGCAAACTTGATATTCAAGTTCTTTGCAGCAATACCTAAGTGTAATTCTAGAATTTGTCCAATGTTCATACGGCTTGGAACCCCTAATGGGTTAAGCATAATGTCAATTGGTGTACCATCTTCCATATATGGCATATCTTCTTGAGGAAGAATTTTTGAGATAACCCCTTTATTACCGTGACGTCCCGCCATCTTATCCCCTTCAGAAATCTTACGTTTCTGAACGATATAAACTTTAACAGCTTCGCTCACTCCAGGAGGTAAATCATGTCCATCTTCACGACGGAAAATACGAATATCTTGAACAATACCCGATCCACCATGTGGAACTTTCAATGAGTTGTCACGTACTTCACGTGATTTCTCACCAAAGATTGCCAAGAGTAATTTTTCTTCAGGTGAAATTTCGCTTTGTCCCTTTGGTGTAACTTTACCAACAAGGATATCGCCTTCTTTAACTTCAGCACCAATCATAACGATACCACGGGCATCCAAATGACGGCTTGATACTTCAGAAACGTTCGGTATATCACGGGTAATTTCTTCAGGTCCAAGTTTTGTCTCACGAACTTCTAATGTGTATTCTTCGATATGAATTGAAGTATAGACATCTTCTTTAACAAGACGCTCACTCATGATGATCGCATCCTCGTAGTTATAACCATTCCATGTCATGAACGCAACAGTAACGTTTTGTCCAAGTGCAAGTTCACCATTTTGCATTGAAGGTCCATCCGCTAAGATGTCACCTGGGTAAACTTTTTCACCCAATTGTACTAATGGTTTTTGGTTAATACATGTTCCTTGGTTAGAACGACGGAATTTTTGCATTGAGTATGTACGTTCTTTACCCTCAACGTTGTTAACAACAACTTTACGAGCATCAACATACGATACCATTCCTTCGTCTTTACAGATAACTGCTGAACCCGAGTCTTTTGCGACACGGTGCTCAATACCTGTACCAACATAAGGTGAATTTGGAATTAATAACGGAACCGCTTGACGTTGCATGTTCGCTCCCATGAGGGCACGAGACGCATCATCATTTTCCAAGAAAGGAATCGCAGCTGTCGCTACAGAAACAATTTGTTTTGGTGAAACGTCAACAAGTTCAACCGTTTCACGACGTGCCAAGATGTTTTCACCTTGGTAACGCACAACAACTTCTTCATTTGCAAGTTGTCCATCAACGATTTCGTTTGCTTGCGCAATAACATATTCGAATTCATCATCAGCAGAAAGGTAAACAAACTCTTCGGTGACAATACCGCCTTCTTTAACAATACGGTATGGTGTTTGGATGAATCCATAACGGTCCAATTTACCATATGATGTTAAGTTAGAGATAAGACCGATGTTTGGTCCTTCTGGTGTTTCGATTGGACAAATACGTCCGTAGTGTGATGTATGAACGTCACGCACTTCAAAACCAGCACGGTCACGAGTGAGTCCACCCGGTCCAAGAGCTGAAATACGACGTTTGTTTGTTAGCTCAGCTAACGGGTTTAGTTGGTCCATGAACTGTGACAATTGTGATGAAGAGAAGAACTCTTTTACCATTGCCGTCAACGGACGCACGTTTGTTAGATTTTTTGGTGTTAAGTTTGATGAATCTGAAGAGATTGACATACGTTCCTTAACAACACGTTCCATACGGCTTAAACCAATACGGAATTGATTTTGAATTAACTCACCCACTGTACGAATACGACGGTTACCCAATTGGTCAATGTCATCTTCGTTTCCTAAGTCATCTAAGAAGTTTAGGAAGTATGAGAATGTTGCATAGATATCTGAAGCAACAATTGTTGTTTTATCCAACAATGGATCCATACCGACAACTTTAACTTGCTCTTGCAAGTCTTCTGATGTTGATACGTAAAGTTCTTGCATTGCTGCACCCACTAACCAAAGTGTTAATGGTCCTTTTTCCAATGTTTCAACAATTAATTTTTCATTAGTTTTGTTGATTTTTGATGCATTCACATTTGGTACAAAACGATCAACAATGAATGTTCCTTTTGCTGAAAGCACATCGGTACCATCTGCCGTTTGCAAACGACCTAATGTATAAAGGCGTTGTCCATAGTTAAGTACTGACCAAACATTATCTTTGGTTACAGTAACAGCTTTGGCCATAATTCCGGTATAAATTGTGATTTCATGTCCTTTTAGAGTCGCAACATCACTGGCAGTCAACACTGTTCCACGATCATATTCAAATGCATCTTCGTAAATATCACGTGCAAGAATACGCCCTTCAAGATAATGTGTACCATCAACAACAATGCGCTCTGAATCTGGCGCTGAGAAAATATTACGTAATGGGAAGACATTCATATGTCCTGATTCGCGTAATACATCTCTTAATTTATTCACGTCATCACGGCGTGTGATGTGTGTTCCTTTTTCGAATACAACATTTCCATTAATATCGGTAATGTCTTCGATAAGATAGGTTCCTTTAATACGGTTAAAGATTTCTAATTTTTTATGGAGTTTGAAACGACCTGCTTTGTTTAAGTCGTAACGACGTGGATCTAAGAACTTTGCGTTCATTAAGTTGATCGCACCATCAGTTGTAGGAATTTCATCAGCACGTTGGTTTTCATACATTGAACGAAGTGAATCTTCAAATGTAACCGTCTTATCTAAAGCTAATGTGTTAATTAACTCAGGATAATTTCCAAAATACGCAGTATATAGTAATGCGTAAAGAGATAAGAATTCACGTTTTTCACTATCTAATTCATCCCACTCGTCATGAACTGGTAAGTTCAAGGCACGAAGGAATGTTTTAAATGAAGACGTGTCAAAAGCATCTTCACCTTCTAAGAGGTCAAGACTCAATCCAAATGCTTTAAATAGGATAGTAGAAACAATCGTACGCTTACGGTCAACTTTCATGTTAACTACACGGCCATTGGCTGCTTTACGATCATCACTCATAAATTCTAACCAAGTACCACGACTTGGAATTAACTCAGACAAGAATGTTTCTCGTCCTGACTTAACGTCATTTTCTGTTTTAAAGTAAGCTCCAGGTGAGCGAACAATTTGTGAAACGATAACACGTTCAGCACCATTGATGATGAATGTTCCGTTATCAGTCATAAGTGGTAAGTCACCTAAGAAGACTTCTTCTTCTTTTTCAATAACTTCCCCTGTTTGTTTATTGATTACTTCAAGACGCATTGTAGCACGTAAAGGCGCGGCATAGTTTGCCTCGCGTGATCGACTCTCTTCTACATCATACTTTGGTTCCCCAAATGAATAACCTGTAAACTTTAATTTAACATTTTCATTGTAACTTTGAATAGGATAGATTTCATTGAAGACCTCTTCAAGACCCTCATTTTTAAACCATTCATACGCTTCCGTTTGAATTTCGACTAGGTTCGGTAACTCGAGCTCACTACTAACTTGTGAATAGTCACGACGTGATGCTTTATTACCAAATTTCTTAACACTATATACTTGGTTTTTTCCCATTTATGCCATCCTTTCCTGATACTTAAATTGCAACCAAAAAATCGCGCATAAACCCACTATTATGCAATTTTATATGTTATCACCAACGCAGCCATTAGTCAAGCCTTTTGGCCGAATAGATGTAATAACCCTTATCTTTCTTCAATAACTCGCAATTGCCAAAAAGTTCCACACATTTCGCTTGAGCACTCTTTGCGCCATGGGACTTACGAATTACAAATATAAACTCGCCACCAGAAACCAACGAAGCGTACGCTTGATCAAACAAGCTATACATCTTCTCTTTTCCAACCCGAATTGGTGGGTTACTGATAACAAAGTTATACGCACCCTCCAAACCATCGTGGACAATGTTAGTTCCGTTGACATTATATTTTGCGAAGTTTTCATTTGCCAATGCAACTGAACGAGGATTCACATCCACACCCGTTACATGCACCGCAAACAAAGACGATAAGATAACACCAATGACACCGATACCACATCCCAAATCCGCAACTTCGCCCGATAAATCACGCGTCGCAACAACTTTAAGAAGCGATTCAGTACCTTGATCCAATCCATTTTTCGAAAATACACCATCATCTGATTTTAATACATATTCATAGTCTAAAAACCGGAAAGGAATATCTCTCCGGTTTTGCTTTAGATTTGAATTGTCTGTAAAGTAATGACTCACAGATTATCCATTGATAAAATTAAATTATTTAACTTCAACAACTGCGCCAGCTTCGATAAGTTTTGCTTTTAATTCTTCAGCTTCTGCAGGTTTGATGTTTTCTTTGATTGGTGATGGTGCTGCGTCAACTAATGCTTTTGCTTCCATCATTCCTAAACCAGTGATGTCACGAAGTGCTTTGATGACTCCAACTTTTGATCCGCTAACTTCTTTCAAGATAACTGATACTTCGCTTGGTCCTTCTGCTTCTTCTGCGCCACCTGCTGCCGCTACTGCGACTGGTGCTGCTGCACTAACGTCGAATTTTTCTTCGATCGCTTTAACTAATTCGTTTAATTCTAAAATTGTCATCTCTTCTAGTGATGCAATGATATCTGCTGTTGCTAATTTAGCCATTTTAAATTTCCTCCTTATTAAGCTTCTTTTTCTTCTGTTACTTCTTCTGTTGTTTCTTCAGCAACGGGTGCTGCTTCTTCAACGACTTCTGCTGCTGGAGCTTCTGCTTCAACTGCAACTTCTTCAACTGCTGGTGCTGTTTCTTCAACAACGGGTGCACCTTCGTTAGCTTGGCGTTGTTCAGCTACTAATGAGACTGCATACGCAAATTTACGAATTGGTGATTGTAGCATACCTGCTAACATAGCGACCATACCTTGGTGGTTTGGCAATGCTGATAATTCACTGATTTCTTCAGCGTTAACAACGTTTCCGTCAACAATACCAGCTTTTAAAACTAATTTTTTGTTCTTCTTAGCAAATTGTGCAAGCACACGACTCGGTGCAACTGCATCGGTACCAAACGCTACAGCGTTAGGCCCAACTAATTCTGATGCCAAGCTTTCAAATTCTGTACCTTCAACGGCACGTTGGAACATTTTGTTCTTGTAAACTTTGAACTCAATGCCTTCTTCTCGAAGTTGACGACGTAAAGTAGTAATTTGTCCTACATTTAGACCGTGGTATTCAACGATAATTGATGATGCTGAATTGTTAACCTTTTCTTGAATCTCTGCAACAACTGCTTTCTTATTTTCTAAGACTTCGTTACGCACGTGATTCACCTCCATTCGATTTTTGGAAATCAAATATAGCCAAATAAATAAACCCACATCAAAGACGAGGGTTTAAAAGTTTTATACTTTTACCTCGGCAACTGATTAAGCCCGAAGGCGGTTGCTGTCTTTGGTATATATGATAACAGTATTATTCTACCAACATCCTGACAAAAGTCAAGTGAAATCGGGGTTTGTCTTAATTCGGACGCTTATAACAATGATTTCCTGCCCAATCAATCTCCGTATAGTATTTCTTGGTGCCCAATTTTTTAAGTTTACGCTCTTGGTAAGCAATCAAAAGGTCGTACA
The window above is part of the Erysipelothrix sp. HDW6C genome. Proteins encoded here:
- a CDS encoding inositol monophosphatase family protein, with amino-acid sequence MQSKVEFTVALVYEAAIKIREMMHDDIKIEQKTSKSDLVTNVDKQTEVFLVEGINGMYEHQNFLTEEKTVETHGLEDLWIIDPIDGTTNFIYQKKHFSISVAHYNLGKPVFGVVYDVMADNMYVGIVGDGAYLNGQKLAPLDQQQDLDTSVLTGDVYRPDLFRLTPAEMKPKFITHRFLGSGAIEICEVAAGNFQAYVFSKIKAWDIAAAVVLLECVGGTFYLGGQIDTLAMTNDAHVVIAASNPKVRDSLVACL
- the rpoC gene encoding DNA-directed RNA polymerase subunit beta', encoding MSISKNFSSIQLALASPERILEWSHGEVKKPETINYRSQKPERDGLFCEKIFGPTKDWECYCGKYKKVRYRGVICDRCGVEVTKSSVRRERMGHITLAAPVAHIWYLRGIPSRMSLLLNITPKVLEEVVYFVKWVVTDPKNSTLQYKQIIDDREYRDYQNEFGYNGFVAQAGAEAIKTLLEEIDLTAEQNDILAQLESAKGDKRKRLIRRLETVEAFVNSDNKPAWMVLTELPVIPPELRPMLQLDGGRFAASDSNDLYRRVITRNNRLKRLLEMGTPQVIVQNEKRMLQEAVDALIDNGRRSKPVTGAGGRPLKSLSHSLKGKQGRFRANLLGKRVDFSGRSVIAVGPDLKMYECGIPREMAITLFKPFVVNEMKVRGISNNAKAAEKLIERQDPRVWDIVEEVIQHHPVLLNRAPTLHRLGIQAFKPKMIEGRAIRLHPLVTPAFNADFDGDQMAVHVPLSEMAQAEAELLMLGSRNILGPKDGKPIVTPSQDMVLGNFYLNMEQTPEEFNEKADKAEARGDIHEAAKWRRYGENQGKSFRNTAEAHIAYENGVIHLHTRISVRASSVGKKTFSAKQNDMYLVTTLGKLIFNEMFPSDFPYLNEVTVDNFKATPDKFFVKPGEDVREVIAAMPLNNDFKKKDLEKIIKEIFDRYTIDKTSEILDMIKDLGFKYSTVAGITVSLSDINVAPNKDKYVEEGKEKAARLMTQLKRGRLTPQEWEGKLMSLWDGIKNTVGNELMQDLPRQNPINMMATSGARGNVSNFTQLAGMRGLMGKPTQSKSKAEYQPSIIEVPIYSSFREGLNVSEFFLSTHGVRKGLTDTALKTAESGYLTRRLVDVAQDVTIVEDDCYTDNGYLVQEIVDRKSNSVVESLHDRLVGRYIKETIVDPKTKEVIIEDDQFIDEFTAKRIVNSGVKEVRIRSVFTCESKHGACVKCYGTNMATGENVEVGEAIGIVAAQSIGEPGTQLTMRTFHTGGVAVAGGEDITQGLPRVEELFEARTPKLPAVISEIHGNITDIRNADDGLGYIITVTNEKRTVDHQTLPHQPARSWLKVGSEVEAGDKLTEGSVDPKRLMEFSGRLAVQQYILKEVKKVYQSGGIEISDKHIEVMINQMMRKIIVIDGQDTGISPGVQMHVERMQDINTDALMEGKNPARYLPVLLGISKASVETESFLSAASFQETTKVLTDAAIKSKIDPLIGLKENVIIGKLIPAGTGSVLHRESTDRIRERAAQLKEEREERNIVEEEDSMMSEIIRG
- a CDS encoding DNA-directed RNA polymerase subunit beta, whose translation is MGKNQVYSVKKFGNKASRRDYSQVSSELELPNLVEIQTEAYEWFKNEGLEEVFNEIYPIQSYNENVKLKFTGYSFGEPKYDVEESRSREANYAAPLRATMRLEVINKQTGEVIEKEEEVFLGDLPLMTDNGTFIINGAERVIVSQIVRSPGAYFKTENDVKSGRETFLSELIPSRGTWLEFMSDDRKAANGRVVNMKVDRKRTIVSTILFKAFGLSLDLLEGEDAFDTSSFKTFLRALNLPVHDEWDELDSEKREFLSLYALLYTAYFGNYPELINTLALDKTVTFEDSLRSMYENQRADEIPTTDGAINLMNAKFLDPRRYDLNKAGRFKLHKKLEIFNRIKGTYLIEDITDINGNVVFEKGTHITRRDDVNKLRDVLRESGHMNVFPLRNIFSAPDSERIVVDGTHYLEGRILARDIYEDAFEYDRGTVLTASDVATLKGHEITIYTGIMAKAVTVTKDNVWSVLNYGQRLYTLGRLQTADGTDVLSAKGTFIVDRFVPNVNASKINKTNEKLIVETLEKGPLTLWLVGAAMQELYVSTSEDLQEQVKVVGMDPLLDKTTIVASDIYATFSYFLNFLDDLGNEDDIDQLGNRRIRTVGELIQNQFRIGLSRMERVVKERMSISSDSSNLTPKNLTNVRPLTAMVKEFFSSSQLSQFMDQLNPLAELTNKRRISALGPGGLTRDRAGFEVRDVHTSHYGRICPIETPEGPNIGLISNLTSYGKLDRYGFIQTPYRIVKEGGIVTEEFVYLSADDEFEYVIAQANEIVDGQLANEEVVVRYQGENILARRETVELVDVSPKQIVSVATAAIPFLENDDASRALMGANMQRQAVPLLIPNSPYVGTGIEHRVAKDSGSAVICKDEGMVSYVDARKVVVNNVEGKERTYSMQKFRRSNQGTCINQKPLVQLGEKVYPGDILADGPSMQNGELALGQNVTVAFMTWNGYNYEDAIIMSERLVKEDVYTSIHIEEYTLEVRETKLGPEEITRDIPNVSEVSSRHLDARGIVMIGAEVKEGDILVGKVTPKGQSEISPEEKLLLAIFGEKSREVRDNSLKVPHGGSGIVQDIRIFRREDGHDLPPGVSEAVKVYIVQKRKISEGDKMAGRHGNKGVISKILPQEDMPYMEDGTPIDIMLNPLGVPSRMNIGQILELHLGIAAKNLNIKFATSVFDGIETDELFRIMEEGNVSQDGKMVLYDGRSGERYDERISVGVMYMLKLSHMIDDKLHARATGPYSLVTQQPLGGKAQNGGQRFGEMEVWALYAYGAAHTLQEILTIKSDDVNGRTKTYAAIQNGVDIPEPGMPESFRVLKHELQALALDVKFLDENNEEIKQPIAEGEDEIKSSPRYESEDIDTDFRINEEA
- a CDS encoding class I SAM-dependent methyltransferase, which gives rise to MSHYFTDNSNLKQNRRDIPFRFLDYEYVLKSDDGVFSKNGLDQGTESLLKVVATRDLSGEVADLGCGIGVIGVILSSLFAVHVTGVDVNPRSVALANENFAKYNVNGTNIVHDGLEGAYNFVISNPPIRVGKEKMYSLFDQAYASLVSGGEFIFVIRKSHGAKSAQAKCVELFGNCELLKKDKGYYIYSAKRLD
- the rplL gene encoding 50S ribosomal protein L7/L12, which produces MAKLATADIIASLEEMTILELNELVKAIEEKFDVSAAAPVAVAAAGGAEEAEGPSEVSVILKEVSGSKVGVIKALRDITGLGMMEAKALVDAAPSPIKENIKPAEAEELKAKLIEAGAVVEVK
- the rplJ gene encoding 50S ribosomal protein L10; its protein translation is MRNEVLENKKAVVAEIQEKVNNSASSIIVEYHGLNVGQITTLRRQLREEGIEFKVYKNKMFQRAVEGTEFESLASELVGPNAVAFGTDAVAPSRVLAQFAKKNKKLVLKAGIVDGNVVNAEEISELSALPNHQGMVAMLAGMLQSPIRKFAYAVSLVAEQRQANEGAPVVEETAPAVEEVAVEAEAPAAEVVEEAAPVAEETTEEVTEEKEA